The following proteins come from a genomic window of Gemmatimonas sp.:
- a CDS encoding FG-GAP-like repeat-containing protein has protein sequence MAAFSACADSSGGDRSAAAAPASQGPPLFESLPASRTGMAFVNTLPEAPEFSILNYLYYYNGGGVAVGDVDGDGRQDVYLSSNLESNRLYRNRGDFTFEDITERAGVAGPPGWKTGVSMADVNGDGALDLYVSAVNYLTMAGRNVLYINDGTGVFTDRTDAYGLAFSGFSTQSLFFDYDRDGDLDLYLLNHSVHTERQIGVAARRDQRHPQAGDRLYRNDGTRFTDVSAAAGIFGGVEGFGLGVVASDVNLDGCLDVYVANDFQENDFLYLNDCRGHFTEVGTQAFSHTSRFSMGADAADMNDDGRPDFMTVDMLPEQEAIFKTSASYEGWNLFDMRLRAGYSVQYPRNALQLNRGDGTFAEVALLAGVAASDWSWGPLFADLDNDGRKDLFITNGIYRRPNDLDYINYVGNEAAQAALARGVTRAENRELLQRMPQIPLANHAYRNDGDLRFTDMAERWGLGEKGFSNGSAYVDLDDDGALDLIVNRINAPVAVYRNTARANGNTTHWLQVRLAGSGRNTDGIGAKVTAVTGAHRQLLEQQPVRGFQSSVDRRLHFGLGTSAVVDSLIVVWPDARYEIRTNVAADRSITLHQDSSAGQWRYAPIRLQRTVDEAPAVGAAVPHRENDFLDYNREPLMPHVVSAEGPALAVGDVNGDGLDDLYVGGAKWQRGTLLLQQRTGRFTESSAATYAADSTAEDVDATFFDADGDGDLDLYVVSAGNEFWNEFAELDDRLYLNDGRGSFTRAVNALPAGFRENGSTVTAADFDGDGDQDLFVGSRVVAREYGRTPTSHLLRNNGAGHFTDVTEAVAPGLARAGLVTAAQWADVNGDKRPDLVVVGEWMPVRIWINRGDRLEEHAAASGLAAASGWWNSLSVADLNGDGAPDLVLGNAGTNGVLRASAREPVRMYVHDFTGTGSTKQIITRFVQGVAYPLAGRDELVKLMPAIRGKYPTFAAFGASRLEEIFNPAEIAKAEVKEATTFESAVAINDGRGRFTLRPLPVAAQLSMTFATFVTDANGDGFQDIFLAGNAYGVPPVIGRYDASRGVLLYGDGAGGFRPADATAVPAIDGQVRALVPVRRAGKPPWMAVARNGAPLQLLTFRRPTPQTHTQ, from the coding sequence GTGGCGGCCTTCTCCGCGTGCGCCGATTCCTCCGGCGGTGATCGCAGCGCAGCGGCCGCCCCCGCGTCCCAGGGGCCGCCGCTCTTCGAGTCCCTGCCCGCGTCCCGTACCGGCATGGCCTTCGTGAACACGTTGCCGGAGGCGCCCGAGTTCAGCATCCTGAACTACCTGTACTACTACAACGGCGGCGGCGTCGCGGTCGGAGATGTGGATGGAGATGGACGGCAGGATGTCTACCTCTCGTCCAACCTCGAGTCAAACCGTCTCTACCGGAATCGCGGCGACTTCACCTTCGAGGACATCACCGAGCGCGCCGGCGTGGCCGGCCCGCCGGGATGGAAGACCGGCGTCTCGATGGCCGACGTCAATGGTGACGGCGCGCTCGATCTGTATGTGTCGGCGGTGAACTACCTCACCATGGCCGGACGCAACGTGCTGTACATCAACGACGGCACGGGCGTCTTCACCGACCGCACCGACGCATACGGGCTCGCGTTCTCCGGGTTCTCCACGCAGTCGCTGTTCTTCGACTACGATCGTGACGGTGATCTCGATCTGTATCTGCTGAATCACTCCGTGCACACGGAGCGACAAATCGGCGTAGCGGCCCGTCGCGATCAGCGACATCCACAGGCCGGCGACCGTCTCTATCGCAACGACGGCACGCGTTTCACCGATGTGAGTGCGGCGGCGGGAATCTTCGGGGGCGTCGAGGGATTTGGACTGGGAGTGGTGGCCAGCGACGTGAACCTCGATGGCTGTCTCGATGTGTACGTGGCCAACGACTTTCAGGAGAACGACTTCCTGTACCTGAACGACTGTCGCGGCCACTTCACCGAAGTGGGCACGCAGGCCTTCAGTCATACGAGTCGCTTCTCCATGGGCGCCGATGCTGCCGACATGAACGACGATGGGCGTCCCGACTTCATGACGGTGGACATGCTCCCCGAGCAGGAGGCCATCTTCAAGACCTCCGCGAGCTACGAAGGGTGGAATCTCTTCGACATGCGCCTGCGCGCCGGTTACAGCGTGCAGTACCCGCGCAATGCACTGCAGCTCAATCGGGGAGACGGCACGTTCGCCGAGGTGGCGCTGCTCGCCGGTGTGGCCGCGAGTGACTGGAGTTGGGGGCCCCTCTTCGCAGACCTCGACAACGACGGACGCAAGGATCTGTTCATTACCAACGGCATCTATCGCCGTCCGAACGATCTGGACTACATCAACTATGTCGGAAACGAAGCGGCACAGGCGGCACTCGCACGCGGGGTGACCCGCGCCGAGAACCGGGAGCTGCTGCAGCGCATGCCGCAGATTCCCCTGGCCAATCATGCCTATCGCAACGACGGAGATTTGCGATTCACCGACATGGCCGAACGGTGGGGACTCGGCGAAAAGGGGTTCAGCAACGGATCGGCGTACGTGGACCTCGACGATGACGGGGCGCTCGACCTGATCGTCAACCGCATCAACGCGCCAGTCGCCGTCTATCGCAACACGGCGCGTGCGAACGGCAACACCACACACTGGCTGCAGGTGCGCCTCGCCGGCAGTGGCCGCAACACCGACGGCATCGGCGCCAAGGTCACCGCCGTGACCGGGGCGCATCGCCAGCTGCTCGAGCAGCAACCGGTGCGCGGCTTTCAGTCGAGTGTCGATCGACGGTTGCACTTCGGGTTGGGCACGTCGGCCGTTGTCGACTCGCTCATCGTCGTCTGGCCGGACGCGCGGTACGAAATTCGTACCAACGTGGCGGCGGACCGCTCCATCACGCTGCATCAGGACAGCAGCGCCGGGCAATGGCGCTATGCCCCCATCCGCCTGCAGCGCACCGTGGACGAGGCGCCCGCCGTCGGCGCGGCGGTGCCGCACCGCGAAAACGACTTTCTCGACTACAACCGCGAACCGCTCATGCCGCATGTCGTGTCGGCGGAGGGTCCCGCGCTTGCGGTCGGGGATGTGAACGGCGACGGGCTCGACGACCTGTATGTCGGAGGCGCCAAGTGGCAGCGTGGCACGCTCCTGCTGCAGCAGCGCACTGGTCGCTTCACGGAGTCGAGTGCCGCGACCTATGCGGCTGACAGCACGGCAGAGGATGTGGACGCCACCTTCTTCGATGCCGACGGCGATGGGGATCTCGATCTCTATGTGGTGAGCGCCGGCAACGAGTTCTGGAACGAGTTCGCGGAACTGGACGACCGGCTCTATCTGAACGACGGACGCGGTTCCTTCACCCGCGCCGTGAACGCTCTGCCGGCCGGTTTCCGCGAAAACGGCAGCACCGTAACCGCCGCCGACTTCGATGGTGATGGCGATCAGGATCTCTTCGTCGGCAGTCGCGTGGTGGCGCGTGAATACGGTCGGACACCCACCAGCCATCTGCTGCGGAACAATGGCGCCGGGCACTTCACCGACGTCACCGAGGCCGTGGCCCCCGGCCTGGCCCGCGCGGGGCTGGTGACCGCGGCGCAGTGGGCCGACGTGAACGGCGACAAGCGCCCTGATCTCGTGGTGGTGGGCGAGTGGATGCCGGTGCGCATCTGGATCAATCGTGGCGATCGGCTCGAGGAGCACGCGGCCGCCAGCGGACTCGCCGCGGCCAGCGGCTGGTGGAACAGTCTCTCGGTGGCCGACCTCAATGGCGATGGTGCGCCGGATCTCGTGCTCGGCAATGCCGGCACCAACGGCGTTCTCCGGGCCTCGGCCCGGGAGCCAGTGCGCATGTACGTGCACGACTTCACCGGCACCGGAAGCACGAAGCAGATCATCACCCGCTTCGTGCAGGGCGTGGCGTATCCCCTGGCTGGCCGCGACGAGCTCGTGAAGCTCATGCCCGCAATCCGTGGGAAGTATCCCACCTTCGCGGCCTTCGGCGCGAGTCGCCTCGAGGAGATCTTCAACCCGGCCGAGATCGCGAAGGCCGAGGTGAAGGAAGCGACCACCTTCGAGAGCGCGGTGGCCATCAACGATGGACGGGGGCGCTTCACGCTGCGCCCCCTGCCCGTGGCCGCGCAGCTATCAATGACGTTCGCGACGTTCGTCACCGACGCCAACGGCGACGGGTTTCAGGACATCTTTCTGGCCGGCAACGCCTACGGCGTACCGCCGGTGATCGGTCGCTACGATGCGTCGCGCGGTGTCCTGCTGTACGGTGACGGGGCCGGTGGATTTCGCCCTGCCGACGCGACGGCGGTCCCGGCCATCGACGGGCAGGTGCGCGCGCTCGTTCCCGTGCGGCGTGCGGGCAAGCCCCCATGGATGGCCGTTGCGCGAAACGGTGCGCCCCTGCAACTGCTGACGTTTCGCCGACCCACTCCCCAGACACACACCCAATGA
- a CDS encoding VCBS repeat-containing protein: MTSFIPRPIVALQPLVIGSAALMLAACGERGAPRLADAPPVDSTLFTLMPSAYTGVAFTNRVVDSQERNVFTYRNFYNGGGVAIGDLTGDGRPEIILTSNQDGPRLYLNEGAFRFRDVTAKAGVQPDRPWTTGVTLADVNGDGRLDIYLSHAGDGEPATRANTLWINQGLGADSVPTFVEQARRYGIADEGWSTHAAFVDFDRDGDLDLFVINNSPRPVNSFGVRNTRDERHPYGGDHLYRNDGDTFTDITERAGIWSTEIAFGLGIGVGDVNRDGWPDIYVANDFHERDYLYLNQKDGTFKDVLDTAMPLTSYFSMGMDIADVDNDGWPDVYTTDMMPEDEYRIKTTAMYEGWDVYMAKVRDGYGHQLMRNMLQRNNGDGTFSDVGYLTRTAETDWSWSALLADLDQDGRKDIYVTNGLARDVTSQDYVAFLADRTTMEREASAKRVDYMRLINAMSSTPIADYAFRNDGAWSFSNQATAWGLDTPNISSGAAYGDLDGDGALDLVVSNVNAESFVYRNNARTLLTDRHWLQVRLSGRGRNPFAVGAHVAVHAGADRYVQELYPARGFQSSVDYTLTFGLGAHAAVDSIVVRWPDGTRTLAPGGAADRALVITQAAGTSPAAPFAPSRPPALLADITARSGLGFTHTENEFVDFDRERLIPKMLSTEGPALAVGDVNGDGLDDVYLGGAKEQAGALHVQNANGTFTLVPTPAFALDAISEDVSAAFFDADGDGDRDLYVVSGGNEYSEDSPALQDRLYLNDGRGRFSKTEGRLPVALISGSVVAPADVDGDGDIDLFVGGRSVPWKYGADPRSQLLLNNGRGTFTDAIAKAPGLQTVGMVTDAVWSDADGDRRVDLVLVGEWMPVTVFRNRGGGRFERMVDELLGASDGWWNRIVAADLDRDGRDEYLLGNIGRNTRLRATPDEPLLLIVKDFDNNGYVEQLIGMYNGGKPYPLVLRDDLIKTVPPWKARFLNYKDYALQTLDDVVPVAERQRAIVKQARRLSSSVLRRGSDGRFAFTDLPVEAQLAPVYGITTTDVNGDGRLDVLLAGNFDGVKPELGRMAASEGLVLLAEEGGTFTAVRPAESGFRVPGQARALARLKSRSGQRVVVARNNAAPLVFSVPRP; this comes from the coding sequence GTGACTTCGTTCATCCCGCGCCCGATCGTGGCGCTTCAGCCCCTCGTCATCGGCTCGGCGGCACTCATGCTCGCCGCCTGTGGCGAACGTGGCGCTCCCCGACTGGCTGACGCGCCGCCGGTCGACAGCACGCTCTTCACGCTCATGCCCTCGGCCTACACCGGCGTGGCGTTCACCAATCGGGTGGTGGACTCGCAAGAGCGCAACGTGTTCACGTACCGCAACTTCTACAACGGTGGCGGGGTCGCCATTGGCGACCTCACGGGCGATGGCCGACCCGAGATCATCCTCACGTCCAATCAGGACGGGCCCCGTCTCTACCTGAATGAAGGGGCGTTCCGGTTTCGCGACGTCACGGCCAAGGCCGGCGTGCAGCCCGATCGGCCGTGGACCACCGGCGTCACCTTGGCCGACGTCAACGGCGATGGGCGGCTCGACATCTACCTCAGCCATGCCGGTGACGGCGAGCCGGCCACGCGCGCCAATACCCTCTGGATCAATCAAGGTCTCGGCGCTGACTCCGTGCCCACCTTCGTGGAGCAGGCGCGCCGGTACGGGATAGCCGACGAGGGCTGGTCTACGCATGCCGCCTTTGTCGACTTCGATCGCGACGGTGATCTCGACCTGTTCGTAATCAACAACTCGCCGCGCCCGGTCAACAGCTTCGGTGTGCGCAACACGCGCGACGAGCGGCACCCGTACGGCGGCGACCACCTCTATCGCAATGACGGCGACACCTTCACCGACATCACCGAGCGCGCCGGCATCTGGAGCACCGAAATCGCGTTCGGGCTGGGTATCGGCGTCGGTGATGTGAATCGCGACGGGTGGCCCGACATCTACGTGGCCAACGACTTCCACGAGCGCGATTACCTCTATCTCAATCAGAAGGACGGCACCTTCAAGGATGTGCTGGACACGGCCATGCCACTCACGAGCTACTTCTCCATGGGCATGGACATCGCCGATGTGGACAATGACGGCTGGCCTGACGTCTACACCACCGACATGATGCCGGAGGACGAGTATCGCATCAAGACCACGGCCATGTACGAGGGATGGGACGTGTACATGGCCAAGGTGCGCGATGGGTATGGCCACCAGCTCATGCGCAACATGCTCCAGCGCAACAATGGCGACGGCACCTTCAGCGACGTGGGCTATCTGACGCGCACCGCAGAGACCGATTGGAGCTGGAGCGCGCTCCTCGCGGATCTCGATCAGGATGGTCGCAAGGACATCTACGTGACCAACGGCCTCGCCCGGGACGTCACCTCGCAGGACTACGTGGCGTTCCTGGCCGATCGGACCACCATGGAGCGCGAAGCCAGCGCGAAGCGTGTGGATTACATGCGCCTCATCAATGCCATGAGTTCGACCCCCATTGCCGACTATGCCTTTCGCAACGACGGCGCCTGGAGCTTCAGCAATCAGGCCACGGCCTGGGGGCTGGACACGCCGAACATCTCGAGCGGCGCGGCCTACGGTGATCTCGACGGCGACGGCGCGCTCGATCTGGTGGTGAGCAACGTGAACGCCGAAAGCTTCGTGTACCGCAACAACGCGCGCACGTTGCTCACGGACCGGCATTGGCTGCAGGTGCGGCTGAGCGGCCGTGGTCGCAACCCGTTCGCCGTTGGTGCCCATGTCGCCGTCCATGCAGGCGCCGACCGCTACGTGCAGGAGCTCTATCCGGCGCGCGGGTTCCAATCGAGCGTGGACTACACGCTCACCTTCGGGCTCGGGGCACACGCGGCGGTCGATTCCATCGTGGTTCGCTGGCCCGACGGTACCCGCACGCTGGCGCCCGGTGGCGCGGCCGATCGCGCCCTCGTCATCACACAGGCCGCAGGGACGTCGCCGGCCGCTCCGTTCGCGCCGAGCCGGCCACCGGCGCTGCTTGCCGACATCACGGCCCGGTCCGGCCTCGGCTTCACGCACACCGAAAACGAGTTCGTCGACTTCGACCGCGAGCGGTTGATCCCGAAGATGCTGAGCACCGAAGGCCCCGCACTCGCGGTGGGCGACGTCAATGGCGACGGCCTCGATGACGTGTACCTCGGTGGGGCCAAGGAGCAGGCAGGGGCGCTCCATGTGCAGAATGCGAACGGCACCTTCACGCTCGTGCCGACCCCGGCGTTTGCGCTGGACGCCATCTCCGAAGACGTGAGTGCCGCCTTCTTCGACGCCGACGGTGACGGCGACCGCGATCTGTACGTGGTGAGCGGAGGCAACGAGTACAGTGAAGACAGCCCGGCGCTGCAGGATCGGTTGTATCTCAACGATGGGCGCGGGCGATTCAGCAAGACTGAAGGTCGACTGCCCGTCGCGCTCATCAGCGGCAGTGTCGTCGCGCCAGCCGATGTGGATGGTGACGGGGACATCGATCTCTTCGTCGGTGGCCGCAGCGTCCCCTGGAAGTACGGCGCCGATCCGAGGAGTCAATTGCTCCTCAACAACGGTCGCGGCACCTTCACCGACGCCATCGCCAAGGCGCCGGGGCTGCAGACCGTGGGCATGGTGACCGATGCCGTGTGGAGTGATGCGGACGGCGACCGCCGCGTCGACCTGGTGCTGGTGGGCGAGTGGATGCCGGTGACGGTCTTCCGCAACCGCGGCGGCGGACGATTCGAGCGGATGGTCGACGAGCTGTTGGGCGCCAGCGACGGGTGGTGGAACCGCATCGTGGCCGCCGATCTCGACCGCGACGGACGCGACGAGTATCTGCTTGGCAATATCGGTCGCAACACCCGACTGCGGGCCACTCCCGATGAACCGCTGCTGTTGATCGTGAAGGATTTCGACAACAACGGCTACGTGGAGCAACTCATCGGCATGTACAACGGCGGCAAGCCGTATCCACTGGTCTTGCGCGACGACCTGATCAAGACGGTCCCCCCCTGGAAAGCCCGCTTCCTGAACTACAAGGACTACGCCCTCCAGACGCTCGATGACGTGGTGCCGGTGGCCGAGCGGCAGCGCGCCATTGTGAAGCAGGCTCGCCGCCTGTCGAGCAGCGTACTGCGCCGCGGCAGCGATGGCCGGTTCGCATTCACTGACCTGCCGGTGGAGGCACAACTGGCCCCCGTGTACGGCATTACCACCACCGATGTGAACGGTGATGGTCGACTCGATGTGCTGCTGGCCGGCAACTTCGATGGCGTGAAGCCCGAGCTGGGCCGCATGGCTGCCAGTGAGGGGCTTGTGCTCCTCGCGGAGGAGGGTGGCACGTTCACCGCGGTTCGCCCGGCCGAAAGCGGATTTCGTGTTCCCGGACAGGCGCGTGCGCTGGCGCGCCTGAAGAGCCGGTCCGGCCAACGCGTTGTGGTGGCGCGCAACAATGCGGCGCCGCTCGTTTTCTCGGTTCCACGTCCATGA
- a CDS encoding vanadium-dependent haloperoxidase codes for MMRLRRYLQVVALSATTIGVVACETRRPAAAEAVRSAEPLHEAMQQLTSTMVYDIFSPPQASRVYSYASIAAYETIRQGDTAWRSLAGQVRDMPAVPAPDRTQSYSFELAGVRAFLTVSHQLTFSRDRMDSVRTVMTNRYAEALPDDVVERSVAYGDTVAQFVLAWAAKDRFKESRGLPKYSITRDPGRWRPTPPAYMDAVEPNWGTLIPFVMDSASQFRPAPAIPFDTVKGTPFFTQALEVYEKGRTLTEEERLIASFWDCNPYTMNVQGHTMFATKKISPGGHWMGIAGQASRQSKATLVESADVYARTALALADGFIAAWEEKFRSGVLRPETVINNYVDEQWTPLLQTPPFPEYPSGHSVISTAAAEVLTSIFGANFAFADSVEVPFGLPVRSFSSFEAAANEAAISRLYGGIHYRQAIEEGQKQGRQVGQNVVARIATRPAAAVAAR; via the coding sequence ATGATGCGCCTTCGAAGGTACCTCCAGGTAGTTGCGCTGTCGGCCACGACGATCGGTGTCGTGGCCTGTGAGACACGCCGTCCTGCTGCCGCCGAGGCGGTGCGTTCCGCCGAGCCGTTGCACGAAGCCATGCAGCAGCTCACCAGCACGATGGTGTACGACATCTTCAGCCCGCCGCAGGCGAGTCGCGTCTACAGCTACGCGAGCATTGCCGCCTACGAGACCATCCGTCAGGGAGATACCGCCTGGCGGTCCCTCGCTGGGCAGGTGCGCGACATGCCCGCCGTGCCGGCTCCCGATCGGACCCAGTCGTATTCGTTCGAGCTGGCCGGCGTGCGTGCCTTCCTCACCGTCAGTCACCAACTCACGTTTTCTCGCGACCGCATGGACTCCGTGCGCACGGTGATGACCAACAGGTACGCCGAGGCGCTCCCCGACGACGTGGTCGAACGCAGTGTCGCCTACGGTGACACCGTTGCGCAGTTCGTGCTGGCATGGGCCGCCAAGGATCGATTCAAGGAATCGCGTGGGTTGCCCAAGTACAGCATCACACGGGATCCGGGGCGCTGGCGTCCCACCCCGCCCGCCTACATGGATGCCGTGGAGCCCAACTGGGGCACGCTGATTCCATTCGTGATGGATTCGGCCAGTCAGTTCCGTCCGGCCCCGGCCATTCCCTTCGACACGGTCAAGGGTACGCCGTTCTTCACGCAGGCACTCGAGGTATACGAGAAGGGCAGGACCCTCACCGAGGAAGAGCGACTCATTGCGTCGTTCTGGGACTGCAATCCGTACACCATGAATGTGCAGGGGCACACCATGTTCGCCACCAAGAAGATCTCGCCTGGTGGCCACTGGATGGGCATCGCCGGCCAGGCCTCGCGACAGTCCAAGGCCACCCTGGTGGAAAGTGCCGACGTCTACGCGCGCACGGCCCTCGCTCTGGCCGACGGCTTCATCGCCGCGTGGGAGGAGAAGTTCCGGTCCGGTGTCCTTCGCCCGGAGACGGTGATCAACAATTACGTGGACGAGCAGTGGACGCCGCTGTTGCAGACGCCGCCCTTCCCGGAGTATCCCAGCGGCCACAGCGTCATCTCCACCGCGGCGGCGGAAGTGCTCACCAGCATCTTCGGTGCGAACTTCGCCTTTGCCGACTCCGTCGAAGTGCCGTTCGGATTGCCGGTACGTTCCTTCTCGAGCTTCGAGGCGGCCGCCAACGAAGCGGCCATCAGCCGCCTGTACGGCGGGATCCACTACCGGCAGGCCATCGAGGAAGGGCAGAAGCAGGGGCGTCAGGTGGGGCAAAACGTGGTGGCGCGCATTGCGACCAGGCCCGCCGCCGCCGTCGCCGCCCGGTGA
- a CDS encoding sodium:solute symporter family protein encodes MTKLTTLDYVVMAIYFVVVLGIGWALRRMMRTSTDFFLSGRSLPPWVTGLAFLSANLGAQEVIGMGASGAKYGIATSHFYWIGAIPAMVFVGIFMMPFYYGSKARSVPEYLKLRFDEKTRTFNALGFAAMTIFSSGISMYAMGKLLNLLLGWDFNTSVLVSAVIVLAYVTLGGLTSAIYNEVLQFFMIVFGFAPLVWVGLKQVGGWDGMTSKLSAAAVQRGLPEYAYTNVWQGMGSATTNSIGIEWFGMVMGLGFVLSFGYWCTDFLVVQRAMAADSMTAARRTPLIAAVPKMFFPFLVIVPGMIALAMGDNIIPAKLTAAGTPLLDTNGNVVLDYDLATPMMLVKLFPTGMLGLGLTALIASFMSGMAGNVTAFNTVWTYDIYQAHIKKQGTDEHYLWMGRAATVGGIALSVAAAYVAGSFNNIMELLQLVFAFVNAPLFATFALGMFWKRSTGHGAFWGLVAGTVAPAIHHGISLANGATPGVKGGFFGVILRYPSEMAQTFWTAVAAFTTCFIVTIVVSLATRARREAELEGLVYSLTPRQVDDVKAWYEKPSVFAVAVMLAMVALNVMFY; translated from the coding sequence ATGACCAAGCTGACCACGCTCGACTACGTCGTGATGGCCATCTATTTCGTCGTGGTGCTCGGCATCGGCTGGGCACTGCGGCGCATGATGCGCACATCCACCGACTTCTTCCTGTCGGGTCGGTCGTTGCCCCCATGGGTAACCGGACTGGCATTTCTTTCGGCCAACCTTGGCGCCCAGGAAGTCATCGGCATGGGCGCGTCCGGGGCGAAGTACGGTATCGCCACCAGCCACTTCTACTGGATCGGCGCCATCCCGGCCATGGTGTTCGTCGGCATCTTCATGATGCCGTTCTACTACGGATCGAAGGCGCGTTCCGTCCCCGAGTACCTGAAGCTGCGCTTCGACGAAAAGACGCGCACCTTCAACGCGCTCGGTTTCGCGGCCATGACGATCTTCTCGAGCGGCATCTCCATGTACGCCATGGGGAAGCTGCTCAACCTGCTGCTCGGGTGGGATTTCAACACGAGTGTGCTGGTCTCGGCCGTCATCGTGCTCGCCTACGTGACGCTCGGTGGACTCACCAGCGCCATCTACAATGAAGTCCTGCAGTTCTTCATGATCGTCTTTGGATTCGCGCCGCTGGTGTGGGTGGGGCTCAAGCAGGTCGGTGGCTGGGACGGCATGACGAGCAAGCTGTCCGCCGCCGCGGTGCAGCGGGGCCTCCCCGAGTACGCCTACACCAACGTGTGGCAAGGCATGGGATCGGCCACGACCAATTCCATCGGCATCGAATGGTTCGGCATGGTCATGGGGCTCGGCTTCGTGCTCTCGTTCGGCTACTGGTGCACCGACTTCCTCGTGGTGCAGCGCGCCATGGCCGCCGATTCCATGACGGCGGCACGCCGCACCCCGCTCATTGCTGCCGTGCCCAAGATGTTCTTCCCGTTCCTCGTGATCGTGCCCGGCATGATCGCGCTGGCCATGGGCGACAACATCATTCCCGCCAAGCTCACGGCTGCGGGAACGCCGCTGCTGGACACGAACGGCAACGTGGTGCTGGACTACGATCTGGCCACCCCCATGATGCTGGTGAAGCTCTTCCCCACCGGCATGCTCGGCCTGGGGCTCACGGCCCTCATCGCGTCGTTCATGTCGGGCATGGCCGGCAACGTGACCGCGTTCAATACCGTGTGGACCTACGACATCTACCAGGCGCACATCAAGAAGCAGGGGACCGACGAGCATTACCTGTGGATGGGGCGCGCGGCCACCGTGGGCGGAATCGCGCTGTCGGTGGCGGCCGCCTACGTGGCCGGCTCCTTCAACAACATCATGGAGCTGCTGCAGCTCGTCTTCGCGTTCGTGAACGCACCGCTCTTCGCCACGTTCGCGCTGGGGATGTTCTGGAAGCGCAGCACCGGGCATGGCGCCTTCTGGGGCCTGGTTGCCGGCACTGTGGCGCCAGCCATCCACCATGGAATCTCGCTAGCCAACGGCGCCACTCCAGGCGTGAAGGGGGGATTTTTCGGCGTGATACTCAGGTATCCCAGCGAGATGGCGCAAACCTTCTGGACGGCGGTGGCGGCGTTCACGACCTGCTTTATCGTCACGATCGTGGTGAGTCTCGCCACCCGGGCACGGCGCGAGGCGGAGCTGGAGGGGCTGGTATACTCGCTGACGCCACGGCAGGTGGACGATGTGAAGGCGTGGTACGAGAAGCCCAGTGTCTTCGCCGTGGCCGTCATGCTGGCCATGGTGGCGCTCAACGTGATGTTCTACTGA